A part of Fusarium oxysporum Fo47 chromosome III, complete sequence genomic DNA contains:
- a CDS encoding ankyrin repeat-containing domain protein produces MDDGRALLSLAVKKGHEAIVKLLLASGRVNPNVKDQYGWTPLWHAAAKGYEAIVKLLLGTGKVDLEVKDVYGWTASLWAAANEREAILKLLLDAGVDVESKDPSGRTMLWWAVTRVPGGGHHDVIERLIAAGADAN; encoded by the coding sequence ATGGACGATGGACGGGCACTACTATCATTGGCGGTAAAGAAGGGCCACGAGGCCATCGTGAAGTTGCTACTTGCCTCCGGTAGGGTCAATCCGAACGTTAAGGACCAGTACGGATGGACACCACTGTGGCACGCAGCCGCAAAGGGCTACGAGGCGATCGTCAAGCTCCTACTTGGCACGGGCAAGGTCGATCTGGAGGTTAAGGACGTTTACGGATGGACAGCATCATTATGGGCTGCCGCAAACGAGCGCGAGGCCATCCTTAAGCTATTACTCGACGCGGGCGTCGATGTTGAGTCAAAAGATCCGTCTGGCCGGACGATGCTATGGTGGGCTGTCACGCGCGTTCCCGGGGGTGGCCACCACGACGTAATCGAACGATTAATAGCCGCAGGTGCTGACGCGAAT
- a CDS encoding uncharacterized protein (of unknown function-domain containing protein): MAQESFGWLSEALKWPSLIVFGLFDIALAITIIILTAKSSTKHGFVTIPSRNTTSSSSLAPVRFNVSLDLGILWTALPSFVFALFAAYWAWIACAIAERQPYVELRSRGGAEARKSILLDYRVTPVVFRWWSAFRKSHGTVGAMTLLSVLLTYITAPLAARLLTPQVVSVSKTLPITYDTEFSDSNINSTIDWQPILNVVAATLLYRGKSIAWTDDQYAFRPFSNHSIVPASADIEAETTAFAAYVNCVVVKDYTITSNGDSSSSQGTVTVSGDDRGCSFRQKFGVASTQKTYLKSTSVIDCSAQAYYSRLVFTAGVYSSSASNLLDDISVISCATGYRQVDGNLKVSTLAASPTIQSFDETGQPDTSRPTLWRIFEQGILGPVTFNPKAKSSTSDMGDLILQYARKLQPSNPLSPEVLIRSISTIFTATYLNGVGSHGFSLLSNPQASTGKAFIPTTRLFVVPWVAYVILIFLLIAFCFLIWAFFYVYKRPSILTEEPEGLLSTAAILSESDLLRIISSIRKEPGFDGNVRGRGKKNSEVMDRKWTATKDDEHGQWVISPI, encoded by the coding sequence ATGGCTCAGGAATCCTTTGGATGGCTCTCTGAGGCCTTAAAGTGGCCCTCTCTTATAGTCTTTGGTTTATTTGATATTGCTCTCGCAATCACAATTATCATTCTGACCGCTAAATCATCTACTAAGCATGGATTTGTTACAATCCCCTCACGCAACACCACCTCGAGCAGCTCGCTGGCTCCTGTCCGTTTCAACGTCTCATTGGATCTTGGCATTCTTTGGACCGCACTGCCCAGTTTTGTCTTCGCTCTCTTTGCCGCCTACTGGGCCTGGATAGCCTGCGCTATTGCAGAACGTCAACCATACGTTGAATTGCGCTCAAGAGGAGGTGCCGAAGCAAGGAAATCGATCTTGCTAGATTATCGCGTCACTCCAGTGGTTTTCCGCTGGTGGTCGGCATTTCGAAAATCCCACGGAACAGTTGGGGCGATGACATTGCTATCGGTGCTGTTGACCTATATTACAGCGCCCTTGGCTGCGCGTCTGTTGACGCCTCAAGTCGTTTCAGTATCGAAGACACTGCCAATTACATATGACACTGAGTTTAGTGACAGCAACATTAACTCAACTATTGATTGGCAGCCGATTTTGAATGTTGTCGCAGCTACGTTGCTCTATCGAGGCAAAAGTATTGCTTGGACAGACGACCAGTACGCCTTTCGCCCGTTCTCCAACCATTCGATCGTGCCAGCATCAGCCGACATCGAGGCAGAAACCACTGCTTTTGCCGCTTATGTTAATTGTGTAGTAGTTAAGGATTACACTATCACCTCAAATGGAGATTCTAGCTCGAGTCAGGGTACTGTTACCGTATCTGGAGACGACAGAGGGTGCAGTTTTCGTCAGAAATTCGGAGTCGCAAGTACGCAAAAAACATACTTGAAGAGCACTTCAGTCATTGACTGCTCTGCTCAAGCGTACTACAGTCGTTTAGTCTTCACAGCTGGGGTGtattcttcttcagcctccAACCTACTCGACGATATCAGTGTCATCTCCTGTGCAACAGGATATCGCCAAGTCGACGGCAACTTGAAGGTTTCCACACTGGCTGCGTCTCCAACCATTCAATCATTTGATGAGACAGGCCAGCCAGATACTAGCCGGCCAACTCTCTGGAGAATATTTGAGCAAGGAATCCTTGGGCCAGTCACCTTCAATCCAAAAGCAAAATCCTCCACTTCAGACATGGGTGATTTGATATTACAATATGCCCGAAAATTGCAACCTTCGAATCCATTAAGCCCGGAGGTATTGATTCGATCAATATCAACTATCTTTACTGCCACGTACCTCAATGGCGTAGGATCTCACGGCTTTAGTTTACTTTCGAACCCTCAAGCCAGCACGGGTAAAGCTTTTATCCCCACGACCCGCCTATTCGTCGTTCCGTGGGTGGCGTATGTCATTCTTATATTCTTACTTATCGCTTTCTGTTTCCTTATATGGGCGTTTTTCTACGTCTATAAAAGACCTAGCATTTTGACTGAGGAACCTGAAGGTCTTTTATCAACCGCTGCAATTTTGAGTGAGAGTGACCTTCTTCGTATTATTTCGAGCATTCGCAAGGAGCCAGGTTTTGATGGCAATGTACGCGGCAGAGGCAAAAAGAACTCTGAAGTGATGGACAGGAAGTGGACAGCGACGAAGGATGATGAACATGGTCAATGGGTTATATCACCGATTTAA